From a single Leopardus geoffroyi isolate Oge1 chromosome E1, O.geoffroyi_Oge1_pat1.0, whole genome shotgun sequence genomic region:
- the PSMD11 gene encoding 26S proteasome non-ATPase regulatory subunit 11, with product MAAAAVVEFQRAQSLLSTDREASIDILHSIVKRDIQENDEEAVQVKEQSILELGSLLAKTGQAAELGGLLKYVRPFLNSISKAKAARLVRSLLDLFLDMEAATGQEVELCLECIEWAKSEKRTFLRQALEARLVSLYFDTKRYQEALHLGSQLLRELKKMDDKALLVEVQLLESKTYHALSNLPKARAALTSARTTANAIYCPPKLQATLDMQSGIIHAAEEKDWKTAYSYFYEAFEGYDSIDSPKAITSLKYMLLCKIMLNTPEDVQALVSGKLALRYAGRQTEALKCVAQASKNRSLADFEKALTDYRAELRDDPIISTHLAKLYDNLLEQNLIRVIEPFSRVQIEHISSLIKLSKADVERKLSQMILDKKFHGILDQGEGVLIIFDEPPVDKTYEAALETIQNMSKVVDSLYNKAKKLT from the exons cggcggcggtggtggAGTTCCAGAGAGCCCAGTCTCTACTCAGCACCGACCGGGAGGCCTCCATCGACATTCTCCACTCCATCG TGAAGCGTGACATTCAGGAGAATGATGAGGAGGCAGTGCAGGTCAAAGAGCAGAGTATCCTGGAACTCGGGTCTCTCTTGGCGAAGACTGGACAAGCTGCAG AGCTTGGAGGACTCCTGAAGTATGTGCGACCCTTCTTGAATTCCATCAGCAAGGCTAAGGCAGCTCGTCTGGTCCGATCTCTTCTTGATTTGTTTCTTGATATGGAAGCAGCTACAGGGCAGGAG GTCGAGTTGTGTTTAGAGTGCATCGAATGGGCCAAATCAGAGAAAAGAACTTTCTTACGCCAAGCTTTGGAG gCAAGACTGGTGTCTTTGTACTTTGATACCAAGAGGTACCAGGAAGCATTGCATTTGG gttctcagctgcTGCGGGAGTTGAAAAAGATGGATGACAAAGCCCTTTTGGTGGAAGTACAGCTTTTAGAAAGCAAAACATACCATGCCCTGAGCAACCTGCCGAAAGCCCGAGCTGCCTTAACCTCTGCTCGAACTACAGCAAATGCTATCTACTGCCCCCCTAAATTGCAGGCCACATTGGATATGCAATCAG GTATTATCCATGCAGCAGAGGAGAAGGATTGGAAAACTGCATACTCGTATTTCTATGAGGCATTTGAGGGTTATGATTCCATCGATAGCCCCAAGGCCATCACATCTCTGAAGTACATGTTGCTGTGCAAAATCATGCTCAACAC cccaGAAGATGTCCAGGCTTTGGTGAGCGGGAAACTTGCGCTTCGGTATGCAGGGAGGCAG ACAGAAGCATTAAAATGTGTGGCTCAGGCTAGCAAGAACAGATCACTGGCAGATTTTGAAAAG GCCCTGACAGATTACCGGGCAGAGCTCCGGGATGACCCAATCATCAGTACACACTTGGCCAAGTTGTATGACAACTTGCTGGAACAGAATCTGATCCGGGTCATTGAGCCTTTTTCCCGAGTTCAG aTTGAACACATATCTAGCCTCATCAAACTCTCCAAG GCCGACGTGGAAAGGAAATTATCACAGATGATTCTTGACAAGAAATTTCATG GGATCTTGGACCAGGGGGAGGGTGTCTTGATTATTTTCGATGAACCCCCAGTAGATAAAACTTATGAAGCTGCTCTGGAAACAATTCAGAACATGAGTAAAGTAGTGGATTCCCTCTACAACAAAGCCAAGAAACTGACATAG